The Eubacteriales bacterium genome window below encodes:
- a CDS encoding spore coat protein: MIQLSQKEKMLLQDQKSQEEICVIKYQKYSQQAQDSQLKQLFNTLSTEEQQHLNTVNQMLQGQEPNMGQTQQQENVPQVNAQGLAGNADDKMLCSDLLSTEKYVSGTYDVAIFEAVNPSVRQALQHIQQDEQRHGEMIFNYMHTHGMYNVQ, translated from the coding sequence ATGATACAATTAAGCCAAAAAGAAAAAATGTTATTACAGGATCAAAAAAGCCAGGAAGAAATTTGTGTTATAAAATATCAGAAATACTCGCAGCAAGCACAAGATTCTCAATTAAAACAGTTATTCAATACACTTTCCACAGAGGAGCAGCAGCATCTTAATACGGTTAATCAAATGCTTCAAGGGCAGGAACCTAATATGGGCCAGACACAGCAGCAGGAAAATGTACCGCAAGTAAACGCCCAGGGTTTGGCAGGTAATGCAGACGATAAAATGTTATGTAGTGATTTATTATCTACAGAAAAATATGTATCGGGAACATATGACGTCGCTATATTTGAAGCGGTAAATCCAAGCGTTAGGCAGGCGTTGCAGCATATACAGCAAGATGAACAGCGGCATGGAGAAATGATCTTTAATTACATGCACACACATGGTATGTATAATGTTCAGTAG
- a CDS encoding biotin--[acetyl-CoA-carboxylase] ligase gives MSTKENILELLEKNRGKSISGEGIAAKLSITRTAVWKAINSLKQDGHEIDAVPNKGYRLLNKSDVLSAYGILNHLNSKIDVSNIHVFNEVPSTNTIAKELAQSGAKSGTIVITERQTAGRGRMGRSFISPSGGIYLSMILRPRITVDKSIFYTVAACVGVCRAIEKISDKKPFIKWVNDIYIGGKKVCGILTEAATDLESGSIEYIILGIGLNFATKKSLIPYEMADIMTSVYLDDTPPITRNQMAANIIDSVNEAILINKSNEIIAEYRKKSFITGKKIVVLKGGDKRIATALNITDDARLRVQYEDGTLEELFSGEVSIIAK, from the coding sequence ATGTCTACAAAAGAAAATATCCTTGAACTCTTAGAAAAAAATCGTGGAAAGAGTATTTCCGGCGAGGGGATAGCGGCAAAACTTTCCATTACACGTACAGCTGTTTGGAAGGCCATAAATTCCTTGAAACAAGACGGCCATGAAATCGATGCCGTGCCAAACAAAGGATACCGGCTTTTAAATAAAAGCGATGTTCTAAGCGCTTATGGTATATTAAACCACTTGAATTCTAAAATTGATGTTTCAAATATACACGTTTTTAATGAGGTCCCATCTACCAATACAATAGCAAAGGAGCTGGCTCAATCCGGCGCCAAAAGCGGAACAATTGTAATCACTGAACGCCAGACCGCTGGGCGTGGGCGAATGGGCCGGAGCTTTATAAGCCCTTCTGGGGGGATATATCTGAGTATGATACTAAGGCCGCGGATAACAGTAGATAAAAGTATTTTTTATACTGTTGCTGCATGTGTAGGCGTTTGCCGTGCCATTGAAAAAATATCTGATAAAAAACCTTTCATTAAATGGGTAAACGATATCTACATAGGCGGAAAAAAAGTCTGCGGGATTTTGACCGAAGCGGCAACGGATTTGGAAAGCGGCAGTATAGAATATATCATTTTAGGCATAGGCCTTAATTTTGCCACTAAAAAAAGCCTTATACCCTATGAAATGGCTGATATAATGACAAGTGTTTATTTAGATGATACCCCGCCCATTACACGTAACCAGATGGCTGCAAATATAATAGATTCGGTAAACGAAGCTATCTTAATTAACAAATCAAATGAAATCATAGCTGAATATAGAAAAAAAAGCTTTATAACTGGTAAAAAAATTGTAGTCTTAAAGGGCGGTGATAAACGTATTGCTACCGCTCTTAATATAACAGACGATGCCCGCCTTCGTGTACAATATGAAGATGGGACTTTAGAAGAACTATTTAGCGGAGAAGTAAGTATCATTGCAAAATAA
- a CDS encoding HlyD family efflux transporter periplasmic adaptor subunit — MNEKNEKKVSFEGKKLKEKLKKKRKIIIISGIAVVAVIAAVFGVIAIKNANAEKSASILTYDVSEVTTGSVSTSISGSGNLTPVNTQTITSTYTGSVVSVKKSVGDSVEADEIIAVIESDELESKIDEVQSNLNTLYTKISNTSSKASSKYIKSTIAGTVKLIKASEDSSVEDVMGTYGYLCLISTDGKMKLTILATDSIKKYDTVTVEVGGEQEEGTVTNISGSVAAIEIDNNTYTVGSPATVYSEDGTSLGEGNLSLVNYVKITASDGTISSVLCSENETVSKNSNLFLLEDYPMSSTYASLLEQKESLEAELDSLKQQMYVSVDFDGVITELPLTVGEDITAEQLLATVESNDGYEMTITVDELDISSIEVGQTATITLDSIDGTFDGTVSYISYEGTANNSVTTYSVTITVPDIEGALPGMSASCEITTDSSGDSLLVPVDAVYTSRDESYIYLAPSGLVSGDELESNDVDLDSLTKVTVETGMSDGIYIVVTGEGLSEGDLILVPVLTTTEDGSSTEEETRMGNFGGMSGDMSDFGGSGGFSGSDSMPQQNGQMPNGNGGES, encoded by the coding sequence ATGAATGAAAAGAATGAAAAAAAAGTTTCATTTGAAGGCAAAAAACTAAAAGAAAAGTTAAAAAAGAAAAGAAAAATTATCATCATCTCTGGCATTGCAGTCGTGGCCGTAATTGCTGCAGTTTTTGGGGTTATCGCCATCAAAAACGCCAATGCAGAAAAATCGGCCAGTATACTTACCTATGATGTCAGCGAGGTTACCACGGGCAGCGTTTCAACCAGCATAAGTGGTAGCGGTAATTTAACGCCTGTCAACACGCAGACAATAACCTCAACTTATACCGGTAGTGTAGTCTCTGTCAAGAAAAGCGTAGGAGACAGCGTTGAGGCAGATGAGATTATCGCAGTTATTGAAAGCGATGAGCTGGAATCTAAAATCGATGAGGTTCAAAGCAATTTAAACACTCTTTACACAAAAATTTCAAACACTTCTTCAAAAGCTTCCAGCAAATACATAAAATCAACTATTGCCGGAACAGTTAAGTTAATCAAGGCTAGCGAAGATAGCTCTGTTGAAGATGTAATGGGAACTTACGGTTATCTTTGCTTAATATCTACAGACGGAAAAATGAAATTGACAATATTAGCTACAGACTCCATTAAAAAATACGATACTGTTACGGTTGAAGTGGGTGGCGAACAAGAAGAGGGAACTGTAACTAATATTTCAGGCAGTGTCGCAGCCATTGAAATCGATAATAATACTTATACGGTAGGTAGCCCGGCTACAGTATATAGCGAAGATGGCACTTCACTTGGAGAAGGGAACCTTTCATTAGTCAATTACGTTAAAATTACAGCAAGCGACGGTACAATAAGTTCCGTACTTTGCTCTGAAAACGAAACTGTAAGCAAAAACAGTAACCTATTCCTATTAGAAGATTACCCAATGTCTTCAACATACGCTTCATTATTAGAACAAAAAGAGTCTCTTGAAGCCGAACTTGATTCGTTAAAACAGCAAATGTATGTATCAGTAGATTTTGACGGTGTTATTACAGAGCTCCCGCTTACAGTAGGAGAAGATATTACAGCAGAACAGCTCCTTGCGACAGTTGAATCTAATGATGGGTACGAAATGACCATAACAGTTGATGAACTTGATATTTCATCTATAGAAGTTGGACAAACTGCTACCATTACGCTAGATTCAATAGACGGTACATTTGATGGTACAGTAAGCTACATATCATATGAGGGTACTGCTAATAACAGTGTAACCACATACTCTGTTACAATAACAGTGCCGGATATAGAAGGCGCTCTGCCTGGTATGAGTGCGTCATGTGAAATAACGACGGACAGCAGCGGAGATTCACTTTTAGTGCCGGTAGACGCAGTCTATACTTCACGTGACGAAAGCTATATTTACCTTGCCCCCTCAGGCCTTGTTTCTGGAGATGAGCTTGAAAGCAACGATGTAGACCTGGATTCTTTGACAAAGGTAACAGTTGAAACAGGCATGTCAGATGGCATTTATATAGTAGTAACAGGAGAAGGCTTAAGCGAAGGAGACTTAATCCTCGTTCCTGTTCTCACTACAACTGAAGACGGTTCCTCTACCGAAGAAGAAACTCGTATGGGCAACTTTGGAGGTATGAGCGGCGATATGAGTGATTTTGGCGGTTCTGGTGGTTTTAGCGGCTCAGATTCTATGCCTCAGCAAAACGGGCAGATGCCAAACGGAAATGGTGGCGAGTCATGA
- a CDS encoding response regulator transcription factor yields the protein MRILIVEDEKRLAQSLAQILIENKYIVDVVYDGVSGFDSAMSMIYDVIVLDVMLPYMDGFQVVKKLRKESNFTPVLMLTAKRETTDKVTGLDCGADYYLTKPFETEELLACIRAISRRQGEVIMDELSFGDIKLNLSTYNLSCNTRSVRLGFKEFEVMRMLLLNANIIVSKESILLKIWGTESDAEDNNVEAYISFLRKKLFYLKSKVSILAVRKIGYHLVVEEQ from the coding sequence ATAAGAATTCTTATTGTTGAAGATGAAAAACGGCTTGCTCAGTCTTTAGCACAGATACTGATTGAAAACAAGTATATCGTAGATGTAGTGTATGACGGGGTCTCTGGGTTCGATTCTGCCATGAGCATGATTTACGATGTAATAGTGTTAGATGTTATGCTGCCATATATGGATGGTTTTCAAGTAGTAAAGAAATTGAGAAAAGAGAGCAACTTCACACCTGTTTTAATGTTAACAGCCAAGAGAGAAACTACAGATAAGGTAACAGGGTTAGACTGTGGAGCAGATTATTACCTAACCAAGCCGTTTGAGACGGAAGAACTTTTAGCCTGTATCCGTGCGATTTCACGCCGGCAGGGAGAAGTTATTATGGATGAGCTTAGTTTTGGAGATATTAAACTTAATCTGTCTACGTACAATCTTTCCTGCAACACAAGGTCTGTTCGGCTTGGATTTAAGGAATTTGAAGTTATGCGTATGCTGCTTTTAAATGCCAATATAATTGTATCTAAGGAATCCATATTGCTTAAAATATGGGGAACAGAATCAGATGCAGAGGATAACAACGTGGAGGCCTATATTTCATTTTTAAGGAAAAAGCTGTTTTATTTAAAATCCAAGGTAAGTATATTGGCCGTTCGTAAAATTGGATATCACCTGGTGGTAGAAGAACAATGA
- a CDS encoding ABC transporter permease, translating to MLSRTLKIAMRAIVSNKIRSFLTMLGIIIGVMAVVILVSIGQGAQQNITASISSMGSTLLTASITDEDVNLTTEDLDELSNYSTIDAVAPVVSTTLTVKSGSTTTSSSIVGITPSYYDVYGVDVQSGRKIVKSDLDWRTPICVIGTDVATEIFETWDVVGEKLTVGSNVYTIVGLLEESGSSTFGSNDNVVLIPLTSAERLTGETSITQFYVTADSSSDVTRCQNIVESYLLNFTRDEDAYSVYNESEVLETMSDVTDTLSLMLGGIAAISLLVGGIGIMNIMLVSVIERTQEIGIRKAVGAKRRNIMWQFLIEACVLSVLGGLIGIVLSLLGIQIYNIIAQTSITMSYGIAFAALAFCAIIGILFGCYPAAKASRLMPIDALRHT from the coding sequence ATGCTATCAAGAACTTTAAAGATCGCAATGCGTGCCATTGTATCAAATAAAATACGCTCATTTTTAACTATGTTGGGTATTATAATCGGCGTAATGGCCGTTGTCATACTGGTCTCCATAGGCCAAGGAGCACAACAAAACATAACCGCCTCAATTTCAAGTATGGGATCTACACTTTTAACGGCGAGTATAACCGATGAAGATGTAAATCTAACGACAGAGGATTTAGACGAACTTAGTAACTACAGTACGATTGATGCAGTTGCTCCGGTAGTCAGCACCACTTTAACAGTTAAAAGCGGCTCAACGACAACCAGTTCAAGCATCGTCGGCATTACTCCTTCATACTACGATGTATACGGTGTAGATGTACAAAGCGGGCGGAAAATAGTAAAATCCGACCTTGATTGGAGAACACCTATATGTGTCATTGGGACAGACGTGGCAACAGAAATATTCGAAACGTGGGATGTAGTCGGTGAAAAATTGACTGTTGGAAGCAATGTATATACAATAGTTGGCCTTCTAGAGGAAAGCGGCAGCTCTACCTTTGGCTCTAACGATAATGTAGTGCTAATCCCTTTAACCTCTGCCGAACGGCTGACAGGCGAAACTTCAATAACACAGTTTTATGTAACTGCAGATTCTTCGAGCGATGTGACAAGATGCCAAAATATAGTGGAGTCTTACTTGCTTAACTTTACACGAGATGAAGATGCATACAGCGTTTACAATGAATCTGAAGTACTGGAAACCATGAGTGATGTAACAGACACGCTCTCCTTAATGCTTGGCGGAATTGCGGCTATCTCGCTTCTCGTCGGCGGCATTGGCATCATGAATATCATGCTTGTATCCGTCATTGAACGGACACAGGAAATAGGGATTAGAAAAGCCGTAGGTGCAAAACGCAGAAATATAATGTGGCAGTTCTTGATAGAAGCTTGCGTACTGTCTGTTTTAGGAGGATTGATAGGAATTGTACTTTCGCTGCTTGGAATTCAGATATATAACATAATAGCCCAAACTTCTATAACAATGTCCTATGGGATAGCCTTTGCAGCCCTTGCCTTCTGTGCAATAATCGGAATATTGTTTGGATGTTACCCTGCTGCAAAAGCATCACGGTTAATGCCAATAGATGCGCTGAGGCACACATAA
- a CDS encoding cation:proton antiporter: MATNIIFIVAISVLGGLLFGRLAKFMRLPNVTGYLIAGLVLGPCVLNIISESMVNDFTVVSDMALGFIAFTIGIGFKLNYFKEVGMAPIIIAITESFGAIIFIIVTLLLLGFDPALSILLGAIAAATAPAQTIMVIKQYHAKGPVTSMLLSVVALDDAVALIGFGFAVTIVKVISSHAVITILSVLQPLYEIGVSLVLGVALALFMKLLLRWFKKARNRACITTGVVLLAIWLADLINASPLLTCMALGGVLTNIFADIESIIEVTDSFTPPIYVMFFLMSGAGFDVKALAGIGLLGVLYIVLRVAGKMVGAWFGGKITKSDPNICKHLGPTLMPQAGVAIGLILVASELVPEYAKVINVVILCSTFVYSIIGPSVAKSALVKSGEIVLPDKEKKHRKGLKDVLLHFKSYKNA; encoded by the coding sequence TTGGCGACAAATATTATATTCATCGTGGCAATTTCAGTTTTAGGAGGTTTGCTATTCGGGCGGCTTGCTAAGTTTATGAGATTGCCCAATGTAACAGGTTATTTGATTGCGGGCCTTGTTTTAGGCCCTTGTGTTCTAAATATTATATCCGAAAGTATGGTCAATGATTTTACCGTTGTTTCGGATATGGCACTAGGTTTTATAGCTTTTACAATTGGCATTGGATTTAAGCTAAACTATTTTAAAGAAGTGGGAATGGCGCCTATAATAATTGCCATTACCGAATCTTTTGGTGCCATTATTTTTATTATAGTAACATTGCTTTTACTGGGGTTCGATCCTGCATTGTCGATATTATTAGGCGCAATAGCAGCAGCAACCGCTCCGGCTCAGACAATAATGGTAATTAAACAATACCATGCAAAAGGGCCGGTTACATCTATGCTTTTAAGTGTGGTCGCATTGGATGATGCAGTTGCACTAATCGGATTTGGCTTTGCAGTAACCATTGTTAAAGTTATATCCTCTCATGCTGTTATTACAATACTTTCTGTTTTACAGCCTCTGTATGAAATAGGTGTGTCTTTAGTACTAGGCGTTGCATTGGCTCTTTTTATGAAGCTACTCTTAAGGTGGTTTAAAAAAGCGCGTAACCGGGCCTGCATAACTACGGGAGTTGTACTCTTGGCGATATGGCTGGCAGATTTAATCAACGCTTCTCCACTTCTTACATGTATGGCTCTTGGTGGTGTACTTACTAATATATTTGCAGACATAGAAAGTATTATAGAGGTAACGGATTCCTTTACGCCTCCGATTTACGTAATGTTCTTTTTAATGTCCGGTGCCGGGTTCGATGTAAAGGCGCTTGCAGGTATTGGATTACTCGGAGTCTTATATATCGTCCTGCGTGTAGCTGGTAAGATGGTGGGTGCCTGGTTCGGCGGAAAAATAACTAAGTCTGATCCTAATATATGCAAACATTTAGGCCCAACACTTATGCCTCAGGCCGGTGTGGCGATCGGGCTAATTTTAGTAGCAAGTGAACTTGTTCCGGAATATGCCAAAGTTATAAATGTGGTTATTTTATGTTCAACATTTGTATACTCGATTATAGGCCCCTCTGTTGCTAAATCTGCACTAGTTAAATCCGGAGAAATCGTTCTTCCTGATAAGGAGAAAAAACATCGTAAAGGTTTAAAAGATGTGTTATTACATTTTAAATCTTATAAAAACGCTTAA
- a CDS encoding HAMP domain-containing sensor histidine kinase has product MIKKLKWKFVLINMVFVTVVLVTVFVVMFISTKQNLQRESINTLYRITTETNDKQKWQNGNGNVKLPYFTISIDSEGNITDTGGYYLIDDIDVINDVISQSINNSSDVGVIEEYSLRYLKQSTLTGWEIACVDMSMENKTLSNLVLNSVLIGIACLSVFFAISVYLAMWALKPVEKAWAQQKRFVADASHELNTPLTVILANMRLLLTHKGDTVKSQEKWIDYAKIEALRMKKLIEDLLYLAKTDNIETKREFYKVDLSELVLQYMLIFEPVVYEQNKHLKYELAENIFVRGDENTLKQLVVILLDNALKFAPQNTAVSVVLKTLSDKKILLTVHNEGEPISKDALLHLFDRFYRADEARKENGGFGLGLSIAQNIVTLHNGKITAESGENGTKISVILPLIH; this is encoded by the coding sequence ATGATTAAAAAATTAAAATGGAAATTTGTTTTAATAAATATGGTGTTCGTAACGGTCGTACTGGTGACCGTATTTGTTGTAATGTTTATTTCCACCAAACAGAATCTTCAAAGAGAAAGTATAAACACACTTTACCGTATAACAACAGAGACTAATGATAAACAAAAATGGCAGAACGGAAACGGGAACGTAAAGCTGCCTTATTTCACGATATCTATTGATTCTGAAGGTAATATAACAGACACAGGCGGCTATTACCTTATAGATGATATCGATGTAATAAACGATGTAATTTCGCAAAGCATAAATAACTCATCGGATGTAGGCGTTATTGAAGAATATAGCCTAAGATATTTAAAACAATCAACACTTACCGGCTGGGAAATAGCATGTGTAGACATGTCTATGGAAAATAAGACGCTGTCTAATTTAGTTTTAAATTCTGTTTTAATTGGGATCGCTTGTTTATCGGTATTCTTTGCTATCAGCGTATACCTGGCAATGTGGGCTTTAAAACCAGTCGAAAAGGCATGGGCGCAGCAAAAGCGCTTTGTGGCAGATGCTTCTCATGAGCTAAACACACCTTTAACTGTAATACTGGCTAATATGAGGCTGCTTTTGACGCATAAGGGAGATACTGTCAAGAGCCAGGAAAAATGGATAGATTATGCCAAAATAGAGGCTCTTAGGATGAAAAAACTGATAGAAGATCTCTTATATCTGGCTAAAACTGATAATATTGAAACTAAAAGAGAGTTCTATAAAGTAGATTTAAGTGAACTAGTGCTTCAATATATGCTTATATTTGAGCCGGTAGTTTATGAGCAAAACAAACATCTTAAATACGAATTGGCAGAGAATATATTTGTTCGCGGCGATGAAAATACGTTAAAGCAATTAGTTGTAATATTATTAGACAATGCTTTAAAGTTTGCGCCCCAAAACACTGCAGTAAGCGTGGTGCTAAAAACGCTATCCGATAAAAAGATACTGTTGACAGTACATAATGAAGGAGAACCGATAAGCAAAGATGCACTTTTACATCTGTTTGACAGGTTTTATAGGGCCGACGAGGCAAGGAAAGAAAACGGAGGGTTTGGATTAGGGCTTTCCATAGCACAAAACATCGTAACATTGCATAACGGAAAAATCACTGCGGAAAGCGGGGAAAACGGAACTAAGATATCCGTAATATTACCGCTTATACATTAA
- a CDS encoding ABC transporter ATP-binding protein: protein MIRLDNICKYYEMGDEVVHAIDHVSLHIKPQEFVAIVGPSGSGKSTLMNIVGCLDVPDIGNYYIEGQDVSECTDNELSDIRGEKIGFVFQQFNLLQKMTAYENVELPLIYQKISNGQRHERVTDALKKVGLENRINHRPTQLSGGQQQRVAIARALVTRPSIILADEPTGNLDSKSGDEVMSLIEDLSAAGNTILLITHSDALAKKAQWQINVRDGKIV from the coding sequence ATGATACGGCTAGATAATATTTGCAAATACTATGAAATGGGTGATGAAGTCGTACACGCTATAGACCATGTATCCCTGCATATAAAGCCGCAGGAATTCGTCGCTATCGTAGGGCCGTCCGGGAGCGGCAAATCTACGCTTATGAATATAGTAGGTTGCCTGGATGTACCAGACATCGGTAATTACTATATAGAAGGGCAGGATGTGTCTGAATGCACAGACAACGAATTAAGCGACATACGCGGGGAAAAAATAGGGTTCGTATTTCAGCAGTTTAATTTGCTGCAAAAGATGACAGCTTATGAAAATGTGGAACTCCCACTCATATATCAAAAAATAAGCAATGGGCAACGGCATGAAAGAGTTACAGATGCGCTTAAAAAAGTTGGCCTTGAAAACAGGATTAATCATCGCCCGACGCAGCTGTCCGGCGGGCAGCAGCAACGTGTTGCGATAGCCCGGGCATTGGTTACAAGGCCTTCCATAATACTTGCCGATGAACCCACAGGTAACCTGGATTCAAAATCAGGTGACGAAGTAATGAGCTTGATAGAAGATTTATCTGCCGCAGGCAATACGATACTTCTTATTACCCACAGTGACGCCCTTGCCAAAAAGGCACAATGGCAAATTAATGTTAGAGACGGCAAAATTGTTTAA
- a CDS encoding sigma-70 family RNA polymerase sigma factor: MKIQSEKTAENKCDILEQLYTRYSKLMYHVAYSILKDHFLAEDAVQTAFLKLEKSNFKIDSISCNKTKAFVIIITRNASIRMYNVKKRENVCYGEDTLDDMPDSQSLPLELLISHENLMNVTKALGSLDAKYSDVIQMRYYMDFSIAEIAKLFDVTEQVIRVRLHRAKKLLMAKLSEEKPHGQKRAK; the protein is encoded by the coding sequence ATGAAGATTCAATCCGAAAAGACTGCTGAAAATAAATGTGATATACTCGAGCAACTGTATACACGGTACAGTAAACTTATGTACCATGTCGCTTACAGTATTTTGAAAGATCACTTTTTGGCAGAAGATGCAGTTCAGACTGCATTCCTAAAATTGGAAAAAAGTAATTTTAAGATTGACTCTATTTCTTGTAACAAAACTAAGGCTTTCGTGATTATTATTACTAGGAATGCATCTATCCGGATGTATAACGTAAAGAAAAGAGAGAACGTGTGTTACGGCGAGGATACATTAGATGATATGCCCGATAGCCAGTCCTTGCCATTGGAGTTATTGATTAGTCACGAAAATTTGATGAACGTTACAAAAGCTTTGGGTTCTTTAGACGCAAAATATTCTGACGTTATTCAAATGAGATACTATATGGATTTTTCAATTGCTGAGATTGCGAAGTTGTTTGATGTTACAGAACAGGTTATCAGGGTAAGGCTACATAGGGCCAAGAAATTGTTAATGGCAAAATTAAGCGAGGAAAAACCCCATGGACAAAAAAGAGCTAAATGA
- a CDS encoding carboxypeptidase-like regulatory domain-containing protein produces MKKIFTIMLSLVVIASMFSIAGCSSSDDSDTDTETSTTTDESTSSDEESSDSSTDEETTSWYAYLYDADGDVIPSATVEIIDGSDVDLTATTDDEGYFSLSGVPVESSFQMLVYDEDGDQVASSTVKVEVGDEQSADENTYGYLYMYMLEDTQTLYITFDITDDSYIGCSNISDTGFEDSTTEE; encoded by the coding sequence TTGAAAAAGATATTTACAATTATGCTTTCGCTGGTAGTGATAGCCAGCATGTTCAGTATCGCAGGCTGCTCTTCAAGTGATGATTCAGATACAGATACTGAAACTTCAACTACAACAGATGAATCCACTTCGTCTGACGAAGAATCAAGCGATTCTTCCACAGATGAGGAAACTACAAGCTGGTATGCTTATTTATACGATGCAGACGGAGACGTTATCCCATCTGCTACAGTTGAAATTATAGATGGCTCTGATGTTGACTTAACAGCAACGACAGATGATGAAGGATACTTTAGTTTATCCGGCGTACCGGTAGAATCAAGCTTTCAGATGCTTGTCTATGATGAAGACGGAGACCAGGTAGCATCTTCTACCGTTAAAGTCGAAGTCGGAGATGAACAGAGTGCAGATGAAAACACATATGGTTATCTTTACATGTATATGTTAGAAGACACCCAAACCTTATATATTACTTTTGATATAACAGACGACTCCTATATCGGATGCTCAAACATTTCAGATACAGGATTTGAAGATTCAACAACTGAAGAGTAA
- a CDS encoding DUF4367 domain-containing protein produces MDKKELNEKILDEILKYAAAQNAEDMSAKLPSNEELDKEVTFSPEFTDRMSKYFAHLKRKQKNKRLRKTMFKVAASAAAVLIIFTTVVFSVDAVRVSILNIFSVQNDDSTTIHIGQNANYDDFADEIHGLYLPSYISPSYSVQSVNSIHESYYNVLFANDSNNSIELQSLLEYSSAGVDNEGAEVEQITVNGSEAQFFSKSDINMLIFQYNQKAFSLKATISKEELIKMAESMEYRQ; encoded by the coding sequence ATGGACAAAAAAGAGCTAAATGAAAAAATACTTGATGAGATATTAAAATATGCAGCAGCGCAAAACGCTGAAGACATGTCAGCCAAACTGCCTTCTAATGAGGAACTGGACAAAGAGGTTACTTTTAGCCCGGAGTTTACTGACCGTATGTCTAAATACTTTGCGCATTTAAAACGCAAACAGAAAAATAAGAGGTTAAGAAAGACTATGTTTAAAGTGGCGGCCTCTGCAGCTGCTGTTTTAATTATATTTACAACTGTCGTTTTTAGCGTGGATGCAGTCCGTGTATCTATTTTGAATATTTTCAGTGTGCAAAATGATGACTCTACTACTATACACATAGGACAAAATGCAAACTACGATGATTTTGCCGATGAAATTCACGGATTATATCTGCCTAGTTATATATCACCCTCCTACTCCGTTCAAAGTGTTAATAGCATTCATGAATCCTATTATAATGTTTTATTTGCAAATGATAGTAATAATTCAATAGAACTACAGTCTCTACTAGAGTATAGTTCTGCCGGCGTTGATAATGAGGGTGCTGAAGTGGAACAAATTACTGTAAATGGATCAGAGGCACAGTTTTTCTCAAAAAGCGATATAAACATGTTAATATTTCAATATAATCAAAAAGCATTTTCATTAAAAGCAACCATTTCAAAAGAGGAATTAATAAAAATGGCTGAGAGCATGGAATACAGGCAATAA